A genomic stretch from Methylophilus medardicus includes:
- the rpsU gene encoding 30S ribosomal protein S21: MTAIRVKENEPFDVAMRRFKRLIEKTGLLNDLRAREFYEKPTWERKRKAAAAVKRQYRRLRNQQLPTKLY, encoded by the coding sequence ATGACCGCTATTCGTGTGAAAGAGAACGAACCGTTTGACGTAGCAATGCGCCGCTTCAAGCGTTTGATTGAAAAAACCGGTTTGTTGAACGACTTGCGTGCACGCGAGTTCTACGAGAAGCCAACATGGGAGCGTAAGCGTAAAGCTGCTGCCGCGGTTAAGCGTCAGTATCGCCGTCTGCGCAACCAACAGTTGCCAACAAAACTCTACTAA
- the plsY gene encoding glycerol-3-phosphate 1-O-acyltransferase PlsY: protein MNEIGFDIEALVWIVAAYLIGSIAFGIIISKLYRLPDPRTVGSGNIGATNVARSGKKSAAILTLLGDAFKGWLPVWLALHAGMLMDVVALVGLAVFLGHLFPLYHKFKGGKGVATALGVMIAFSGWLALSVLAVWLLVFAVSRISSLSALVAAALSPLIAWQFLSPYPVYVAVVVVMAACLIIRHQSNIEKLLAGTETRFGKK, encoded by the coding sequence ATGAACGAAATTGGGTTTGACATTGAAGCGCTGGTTTGGATTGTGGCAGCGTATTTAATCGGGTCGATTGCCTTTGGCATTATCATCAGCAAGCTCTATCGCCTGCCAGACCCACGCACCGTGGGTAGCGGCAATATTGGCGCGACCAATGTCGCGCGTAGCGGTAAAAAATCAGCAGCAATACTCACATTGCTCGGCGATGCGTTTAAAGGCTGGCTCCCGGTATGGCTGGCATTGCACGCGGGCATGTTAATGGATGTGGTCGCACTGGTCGGCTTGGCAGTGTTTCTCGGGCATTTGTTTCCGCTATATCACAAGTTTAAGGGCGGTAAAGGGGTTGCCACTGCTTTGGGCGTGATGATTGCTTTTTCTGGCTGGTTGGCGCTTAGCGTGCTTGCGGTGTGGCTGTTGGTGTTTGCAGTGAGCCGCATTTCATCTTTGTCTGCGCTGGTCGCGGCAGCGTTGTCGCCGCTGATTGCATGGCAGTTTCTATCGCCCTATCCCGTCTATGTGGCGGTGGTCGTGGTCATGGCTGCCTGTTTAATTATTCGCCATCAATCCAATATTGAAAAGCTGCTGGCAGGCACAGAAACACGATTTGGCAAAAAGTGA
- a CDS encoding GatB/YqeY domain-containing protein — protein sequence MSLKAQISEDMKTAMRAKDMQKLGVIRLLQAAIKQREVDERIELDDDAVIAAIEKMLKQRRDSIAAFEGANRHDLADQEKFEVTVLQAYLPAQLSEDEINAIIAKVVVETGAAGAKDMGKVVGAVKPLVAGKADMAKVSGLIKAALA from the coding sequence ATGAGCCTGAAAGCACAAATCTCCGAAGACATGAAAACCGCCATGCGTGCCAAAGACATGCAAAAGCTGGGTGTGATTCGTTTGTTGCAAGCGGCCATCAAGCAGCGCGAAGTTGATGAGCGTATCGAGCTAGATGATGATGCGGTGATTGCAGCCATTGAGAAAATGCTCAAGCAGCGCCGTGACTCGATCGCTGCGTTTGAAGGCGCGAACCGCCACGATCTGGCCGATCAAGAAAAGTTTGAAGTGACGGTATTGCAAGCGTATCTGCCTGCACAACTCAGCGAAGATGAAATTAATGCCATCATTGCTAAAGTGGTGGTTGAGACGGGGGCCGCAGGCGCCAAAGACATGGGTAAGGTGGTTGGTGCGGTGAAACCATTGGTGGCTGGCAAGGCAGACATGGCAAAAGTATCTGGATTGATCAAGGCCGCATTGGCGTAA
- the queE gene encoding 7-carboxy-7-deazaguanine synthase QueE: MTSLRIFEIFYSLQGESSRVGLPTIFIRLVGCPLRCGYCDTEYAFKGGSVMPLEQIMAQIAVYDTPYVCVTGGEPLAQKACIELLTKLADTGYQVSLETSGAIDIAAVDKRVKVVMDIKTPGSGEVEKNRWENLPLLKAGDEVKWVICSREDYDWAKQVLQKETFPAGCDQLFSPSFHDVSGDTLASWILQDHLKVRMQLQLHKILWGEKQGV, from the coding sequence ATGACCTCACTCCGAATTTTCGAAATTTTTTACTCATTGCAGGGCGAAAGCTCGCGCGTTGGCCTGCCCACCATTTTTATTCGCTTGGTCGGGTGTCCCTTGCGTTGCGGATATTGTGATACCGAATATGCCTTTAAAGGCGGGAGCGTGATGCCGCTTGAGCAAATCATGGCGCAGATTGCCGTGTATGACACGCCTTATGTCTGTGTCACTGGCGGTGAGCCGCTGGCACAAAAAGCGTGTATCGAGTTGCTGACCAAGTTGGCTGACACCGGCTATCAAGTGTCACTCGAAACCAGTGGCGCGATCGATATCGCCGCCGTAGATAAACGCGTCAAAGTGGTGATGGATATCAAAACACCAGGGTCTGGTGAGGTGGAAAAAAATCGCTGGGAGAATCTACCTTTACTCAAGGCGGGCGATGAGGTGAAGTGGGTGATTTGTAGCCGTGAAGACTATGACTGGGCCAAGCAAGTCTTGCAAAAAGAGACGTTCCCTGCCGGCTGCGACCAGTTATTTTCACCGAGCTTTCATGATGTCAGTGGCGACACATTGGCCAGCTGGATTTTGCAAGATCATTTAAAAGTACGCATGCAACTGCAATTACACAAGATTCTCTGGGGCGAAAAGCAAGGAGTATAA
- the tsaD gene encoding tRNA (adenosine(37)-N6)-threonylcarbamoyltransferase complex transferase subunit TsaD: MLVLGIESSCDETGVALYDTRRGLLAHALHSQIDMHAAYGGVVPELASRDHIRRALPLTQQVLSQADKTLQEIEGIAYTQGPGLAGALLVGTSIAQSLAMALNVPSIGVHHLEGHLLAPMLEEHPPAFPFVALLVSGGHSQLMRVDGIGQYELLGDTLDDAAGEAFDKTAKLLGLGYPGGPAVSQQADLGTAHFQLPRPMLNSPDLNFSFSGLKTAVLTLVKSQPTLDAETIQNIAWEFQESVTEILVHKCLKALKQTKLRRLVVSGGVGANKRLRSRLNEAASKRGISVNYPRLEFCTDNGAMIAFAGAMRLHAMQPAKQDYSFSIRPRWDLAELKAPA; the protein is encoded by the coding sequence ATGTTGGTATTGGGCATCGAATCCTCTTGTGATGAAACAGGCGTCGCGCTGTATGACACCCGCCGCGGACTACTCGCGCACGCACTGCATTCACAAATTGATATGCATGCCGCCTATGGCGGTGTGGTGCCAGAACTCGCCTCGCGCGACCATATCCGCCGCGCCCTGCCCCTCACGCAGCAGGTACTTTCGCAAGCGGACAAAACCTTGCAAGAGATTGAAGGCATCGCCTACACGCAAGGGCCTGGCCTGGCTGGAGCCTTACTGGTGGGCACTAGCATTGCGCAGTCACTGGCGATGGCATTAAATGTGCCTTCGATTGGGGTGCACCACCTAGAAGGACACTTACTAGCGCCAATGCTAGAGGAACATCCACCGGCCTTCCCGTTTGTGGCTTTACTGGTATCAGGGGGACACAGCCAACTGATGCGTGTAGACGGCATCGGCCAATATGAACTATTGGGCGATACGCTAGACGATGCCGCAGGCGAAGCGTTTGATAAAACAGCCAAGTTATTGGGCCTAGGTTACCCCGGCGGCCCGGCAGTGTCTCAACAGGCAGACCTCGGCACGGCCCATTTTCAGCTACCTAGGCCGATGCTTAACAGCCCGGATTTGAATTTTAGTTTTAGCGGGCTCAAAACGGCGGTACTCACCTTAGTGAAGAGCCAGCCCACGCTTGATGCAGAAACCATCCAAAATATTGCCTGGGAGTTTCAGGAGTCGGTCACCGAGATTTTGGTGCACAAATGCCTGAAAGCGCTTAAACAAACCAAATTAAGAAGATTGGTGGTGTCAGGCGGGGTGGGCGCAAATAAACGTCTACGTAGCCGCTTAAATGAAGCCGCCAGCAAGCGCGGCATCAGTGTCAATTATCCGCGGCTTGAGTTTTGTACCGATAATGGCGCGATGATCGCCTTTGCCGGTGCCATGCGCCTACACGCGATGCAACCCGCTAAACAAGACTATAGCTTTAGTATCCGGCCACGCTGGGATTTAGCCGAGCTCAAAGCGCCCGCCTAA
- the queC gene encoding 7-cyano-7-deazaguanine synthase QueC, producing MVASNKPKAVILLSGGLDSTTVLAIAKSQGYDSYCLSLDYHQRHNVELLAAKRVAAALGAVEHKTVQLDLSLFGGSALTDNAIAVPEHETQGIPVTYVPARNTIMLSLALAWAEVLQARDIFIGVNALDYSGYPDCRTEYVKAFQQMANLATKAAVEGQTITVHAPLIDMTKADIIRAGDALGVDYGLTVSCYQANQQGVACGVCDSCRFRKAGFTQAGVVDPTPYLTTISAK from the coding sequence TTGGTCGCATCAAATAAACCCAAAGCCGTTATTTTGTTGTCTGGTGGATTAGATTCCACTACCGTATTGGCGATTGCCAAGTCACAAGGCTACGATAGTTATTGTTTGAGTCTCGATTATCATCAGCGGCACAATGTAGAATTGCTCGCCGCAAAACGGGTGGCTGCAGCCTTGGGAGCGGTTGAACACAAAACGGTGCAACTCGATCTTTCGCTATTTGGCGGCTCTGCGTTGACTGATAATGCGATCGCCGTGCCCGAGCATGAAACGCAAGGCATCCCTGTCACTTATGTGCCAGCACGCAATACGATTATGCTTTCCTTGGCGTTGGCCTGGGCAGAGGTGCTGCAAGCACGCGATATTTTCATCGGCGTCAATGCGCTTGATTATTCTGGTTATCCTGATTGTCGTACTGAATATGTAAAAGCTTTTCAGCAAATGGCCAATTTGGCTACCAAAGCAGCGGTAGAAGGTCAAACCATTACCGTGCATGCGCCATTGATTGATATGACGAAGGCAGATATCATTCGCGCCGGCGATGCTTTAGGGGTGGATTATGGCCTGACGGTATCCTGTTATCAGGCCAATCAGCAAGGGGTGGCCTGTGGGGTTTGCGATTCCTGCCGATTCCGTAAAGCGGGATTTACACAAGCCGGCGTAGTGGACCCTACCCCTTATCTAACTACCATTTCTGCAAAGTGA
- a CDS encoding YbgF trimerization domain-containing protein → MQVSNLRLLSALLALGLTVSTVSHAALFDDTEARKRILELENKQTAEHDAQQKAITDLSRVQQSLDRRVQSLEALINGKGLLDMQNQLEQIRQDVAQLKGDLEVVTHQLDELRNKQNASYTDLDTRVRKLETLAQSVTNGQMPSASNGAGSPASTDVKADVSQQESTAFAEADALNQAGKYKEAFNAYDAFLKSYSASKLAPDALYGMGYTQFALKSYKSSAATQQKFLDSYASHPLAANAMMSLANSQIQLGQIPAAKKTLKDLIANYPSAEVTPSAQKRLKVLETIK, encoded by the coding sequence ATGCAGGTCAGTAATTTGCGATTATTGTCTGCGCTACTTGCGTTGGGGCTGACTGTTTCAACAGTGAGCCACGCCGCGTTGTTTGACGACACAGAAGCCAGAAAACGTATTCTGGAACTGGAAAACAAACAAACGGCCGAGCATGATGCGCAACAAAAAGCGATCACCGATCTAAGCCGTGTCCAGCAATCGCTGGACCGGCGCGTACAAAGCCTGGAAGCGCTGATCAACGGCAAAGGTTTGCTGGATATGCAAAACCAGCTTGAACAGATTCGGCAAGATGTGGCCCAACTCAAAGGGGATCTTGAGGTGGTGACACATCAGCTGGACGAGTTGCGTAACAAGCAAAATGCTTCATATACAGATCTTGATACGCGGGTACGCAAGCTCGAAACGCTGGCGCAGTCTGTGACGAATGGGCAAATGCCATCGGCGTCGAACGGCGCTGGCAGCCCAGCCAGCACAGATGTGAAAGCCGATGTTTCGCAGCAAGAGTCGACGGCTTTCGCTGAAGCAGATGCGCTCAATCAGGCAGGCAAATACAAAGAGGCATTTAATGCCTATGATGCCTTTTTGAAAAGCTACTCTGCGAGCAAATTAGCCCCAGATGCACTGTACGGGATGGGTTATACGCAGTTTGCGCTGAAAAGCTACAAGTCGTCCGCGGCAACGCAGCAGAAGTTTCTTGATAGCTATGCATCGCATCCGTTGGCTGCCAACGCAATGATGAGTTTGGCTAACAGTCAGATTCAGCTGGGCCAGATTCCTGCGGCTAAAAAAACTTTGAAAGACTTGATTGCGAACTATCCATCGGCAGAAGTGACGCCGAGTGCGCAAAAACGTCTCAAAGTGCTCGAAACGATCAAATAG
- the rpsP gene encoding 30S ribosomal protein S16, translating into MVVIRLSRGGSKKNPFYSVVVAESRNRRDGRFIERVGFYNPSARAGAEGLRIDEARTQYWVDNGAQLSDTVARLVKFHAKGAEGMAAVKAKEVAKAEAAKEKAIAEAAAKLKAEADAAAAEAAAKAKADADAAAAAAAEAAAAEAPAAE; encoded by the coding sequence ATGGTCGTTATTCGTTTATCACGTGGTGGCTCCAAAAAGAACCCGTTTTACAGCGTAGTTGTGGCAGAGTCCCGCAACCGTCGTGACGGTCGTTTTATCGAGCGCGTTGGTTTCTACAATCCATCTGCACGCGCTGGCGCTGAAGGCTTGCGTATCGATGAAGCACGTACACAATACTGGGTGGACAACGGTGCACAACTGTCTGACACGGTTGCTCGTTTGGTAAAATTCCACGCTAAAGGCGCTGAAGGTATGGCTGCTGTTAAAGCCAAAGAAGTTGCCAAAGCCGAAGCTGCGAAAGAAAAAGCAATCGCTGAAGCCGCTGCTAAATTGAAAGCAGAAGCTGACGCTGCTGCTGCAGAAGCAGCCGCAAAAGCGAAAGCTGACGCAGATGCCGCCGCCGCAGCTGCTGCAGAAGCCGCTGCCGCTGAAGCGCCAGCTGCTGAGTAA
- the xerD gene encoding site-specific tyrosine recombinase XerD — MKQAAGTSHGAPEIDTFIDQLWLEDGLSPNTLSSYRNDLKGFAGWCGEQSLTLRQIQAHHVQAYLAYRFPLVKVRSINRLIATLRRFYRYALLERLIQQDPTLHIEAPKMPKSLPKTLSEAQVEDLLHAPDVNAALGLRDRAMLELLYASGLRVSELVNIRIAEVSTQDGVVRVTGKGSKTRLVPMGQEAAEWIDRYLTVARPDILKGALSDAVFVTTRGAAMTRHAFWHLIQRYALQAGISQHISPHVLRHAFATHLLNHGADLRVVQMLLGHADISTTQIYTHVARERLQQLHKVHHPRG; from the coding sequence GTGAAGCAAGCAGCAGGGACGAGTCATGGGGCGCCCGAGATTGATACATTTATTGACCAGCTTTGGCTCGAAGATGGTTTGTCGCCGAATACCCTGTCTAGTTACCGCAATGATTTAAAGGGCTTTGCTGGGTGGTGTGGCGAGCAGTCGCTGACGCTCAGGCAAATACAAGCGCATCACGTGCAGGCCTACTTGGCCTATCGTTTTCCGTTGGTCAAAGTGCGAAGCATTAACCGTTTGATTGCGACTTTGCGTCGCTTTTATCGCTATGCGTTGTTAGAGCGGCTGATCCAGCAGGATCCGACCTTGCATATTGAGGCGCCAAAAATGCCTAAATCCTTGCCCAAAACGCTGAGCGAGGCGCAAGTGGAAGACTTGCTGCATGCGCCGGATGTCAATGCGGCATTGGGTTTGCGTGACCGCGCCATGTTGGAATTGCTGTATGCGAGTGGTCTGCGAGTGTCTGAGCTAGTGAATATTCGTATCGCCGAAGTCAGCACGCAAGACGGTGTTGTGCGGGTGACTGGCAAAGGCAGTAAAACGCGACTGGTCCCGATGGGACAAGAAGCCGCGGAGTGGATAGACCGTTATCTGACGGTTGCGCGCCCTGACATTTTAAAAGGCGCGTTGAGTGATGCCGTATTTGTCACCACGCGAGGGGCGGCGATGACACGGCACGCTTTCTGGCACCTTATTCAACGCTATGCCTTGCAAGCGGGTATCTCGCAACATATCAGCCCGCATGTTTTACGCCATGCTTTCGCTACCCATTTGTTAAACCACGGTGCGGACCTGCGCGTGGTGCAGATGCTGCTCGGACATGCAGACATCTCGACTACACAAATTTATACGCATGTGGCCAGAGAGCGTTTGCAACAGTTACATAAAGTGCATCATCCCAGAGGTTGA
- a CDS encoding methylated-DNA--[protein]-cysteine S-methyltransferase, whose protein sequence is MNHSDDEIDALIPAPFGFLAVRYGAEGVSVQFLQQALPIKSKPDPRACPIAEQVAAYLQDPHTPLVPIPSHVGTPFQQRVWQAMREIPVGETRSYGQLASSVQSGPRAVANACGANPVPLFNPCHRVVASQGLGGFMQGIDGGLEIKRWLLAHEQRKP, encoded by the coding sequence ATGAATCACTCTGATGATGAAATAGATGCTTTGATCCCCGCGCCTTTTGGATTTCTGGCGGTGCGGTATGGCGCTGAAGGCGTCAGCGTGCAATTTTTGCAGCAGGCGTTGCCGATCAAAAGCAAACCAGATCCGCGCGCTTGTCCCATTGCGGAGCAAGTGGCTGCCTATTTGCAAGATCCTCATACACCATTAGTGCCAATACCAAGTCATGTGGGTACGCCTTTTCAGCAGCGGGTATGGCAGGCGATGCGTGAGATTCCAGTCGGGGAAACACGCTCTTATGGTCAACTGGCCAGCAGCGTGCAATCCGGGCCGCGCGCGGTAGCGAACGCCTGTGGTGCCAATCCAGTGCCACTATTTAATCCTTGTCACCGCGTCGTCGCCAGCCAGGGTTTGGGTGGATTTATGCAAGGCATAGACGGCGGTCTTGAAATTAAGCGCTGGCTATTGGCGCATGAACAGCGCAAGCCATAA
- the folB gene encoding dihydroneopterin aldolase, which translates to MDTIFLEQVKVQTKLGVPDWERTVPQTIILDIEIGYDFTHACRTDAIEDTIDYGRVVARIRETLAEHSFKLVEALGEHVCQLILQEFKAQNVQLKVSKPGILPGLKALGISIYRSA; encoded by the coding sequence ATGGACACAATTTTTCTAGAACAAGTCAAAGTACAAACCAAACTTGGCGTGCCAGACTGGGAGCGCACCGTGCCGCAAACCATCATTCTGGACATTGAAATTGGCTATGACTTCACCCATGCCTGTCGCACGGATGCCATTGAAGACACCATTGATTATGGCCGCGTCGTTGCCCGCATCCGCGAGACGTTGGCCGAACACAGTTTTAAATTGGTAGAAGCACTCGGCGAGCACGTGTGCCAGCTGATTCTGCAAGAGTTCAAGGCGCAAAATGTGCAGTTAAAAGTCAGCAAACCTGGTATTTTGCCCGGCTTAAAAGCGTTGGGAATTTCGATCTACCGGTCTGCGTAG
- the dnaG gene encoding DNA primase produces MIPESFIQELLNRVDIVEVIDKSVPLKKAGTNYSACCPFHNEKSPSFTVSPTKQFYHCFGCGAHGSALSFLMEYNGLSFVEAIHDLARQIGMIVPQEQRDPNLPPATSKAVLLSLQETLQQAANYYKAELKKSPRAIEYLKARGLSGQVAAKFQVGYAPAGWQNLQSVFPQYEAEALETAGLVVQNEQGRRYDRFRDRIMFPIHNQKGEVIGFGGRVINPEDSPKYYNSPETPVFQKGHELYGLFMARRAIRDAGRVLVVEGYMDVVALAQYGIEYAVAALGTATTPFHIAKLMRQTDEIVFSFDGDKAGRTAAWRAVMNALPAIKDGLKLRFLFLPAEHDPDSFVREFGKEAFEAEMEKAMPLSQYIIQHLSEQNPLASQEDKVQFLNDAEPILKQIQAPRYAMLLRKKVAEMTGLAGGEVQRMLKLPDPAKIKQKVVRQRSRTPSSLFVRLALMLLMRPQWAKPELGAAIVDESDEAHMLRIVIRAALAKPESRPVVLLQMIAPYISEALQQQLQRELSLLDESLDFTLEFEGACTQLSDMALMAREKSLLGRLTEKPFSTLSDAEREALRQLTSKR; encoded by the coding sequence ATGATCCCCGAAAGTTTTATTCAAGAGCTGCTCAATCGTGTTGATATTGTCGAAGTGATCGACAAGTCCGTGCCGCTGAAAAAAGCCGGGACGAATTATTCCGCCTGCTGTCCTTTTCATAATGAAAAATCGCCAAGCTTTACAGTGAGTCCAACCAAGCAGTTTTACCACTGTTTTGGCTGTGGCGCGCATGGCTCAGCCCTCAGTTTTTTAATGGAGTACAACGGGCTCAGTTTTGTGGAGGCGATTCACGATCTGGCCCGACAGATCGGCATGATCGTGCCCCAAGAGCAGCGCGATCCGAATCTGCCGCCAGCGACCTCAAAGGCGGTGTTGCTCAGTTTGCAAGAAACCCTGCAACAGGCAGCCAACTACTACAAAGCCGAGCTAAAAAAATCGCCCAGAGCCATTGAATATTTGAAAGCACGCGGCTTAAGTGGCCAAGTCGCAGCTAAATTTCAAGTGGGCTATGCGCCGGCCGGCTGGCAAAACTTACAATCGGTGTTTCCGCAATATGAAGCTGAGGCCTTAGAAACCGCCGGCTTAGTGGTGCAGAATGAGCAAGGGCGACGCTACGATCGATTTCGCGATCGCATCATGTTCCCGATTCACAATCAAAAAGGTGAGGTCATCGGCTTTGGCGGGCGCGTGATTAACCCTGAAGACAGCCCCAAGTATTACAACTCGCCCGAAACACCCGTATTTCAAAAAGGCCATGAACTGTATGGCTTGTTCATGGCCAGACGGGCGATTCGTGATGCCGGCCGCGTGCTAGTGGTAGAAGGCTATATGGATGTGGTGGCGTTGGCGCAATATGGCATCGAGTATGCCGTTGCTGCCTTGGGCACCGCGACCACACCGTTTCATATTGCCAAACTGATGCGGCAAACCGATGAAATTGTATTTAGCTTTGATGGCGACAAAGCCGGGCGCACCGCCGCTTGGCGCGCTGTTATGAATGCCTTGCCCGCCATTAAAGACGGCCTCAAGCTGCGTTTTTTGTTTTTGCCAGCCGAGCATGATCCTGACAGTTTTGTGCGTGAATTTGGCAAAGAAGCATTCGAGGCTGAAATGGAAAAAGCCATGCCCTTATCGCAATACATCATTCAGCACTTAAGCGAGCAAAATCCACTCGCCTCACAAGAGGACAAAGTGCAGTTTTTAAATGATGCCGAACCGATACTCAAGCAGATTCAAGCGCCGCGCTATGCCATGCTGTTGCGCAAAAAGGTCGCTGAAATGACCGGCTTGGCAGGCGGCGAAGTTCAGCGCATGCTCAAGCTGCCTGATCCCGCAAAAATCAAACAAAAAGTGGTACGTCAGCGTTCGCGAACCCCTTCGTCACTGTTTGTGCGCTTGGCCTTGATGTTGCTGATGCGCCCGCAATGGGCAAAGCCTGAACTCGGCGCCGCCATTGTCGACGAAAGCGACGAAGCGCATATGCTGCGCATTGTGATTCGGGCGGCCCTCGCAAAACCCGAATCGCGCCCAGTAGTGTTGCTACAGATGATCGCGCCCTACATTTCAGAAGCGCTGCAACAGCAATTGCAACGAGAGTTGTCATTATTGGATGAATCCCTCGACTTTACGCTTGAATTTGAGGGTGCTTGTACCCAATTATCAGACATGGCGCTGATGGCGCGAGAAAAATCCTTGCTAGGACGGCTGACAGAAAAGCCATTTTCAACCTTGTCGGATGCAGAGCGTGAGGCCCTGCGGCAGTTAACCAGCAAGCGCTAG
- the trmD gene encoding tRNA (guanosine(37)-N1)-methyltransferase TrmD has product MQIEVISLFPEMFAALTEHGITSRAKQRGLYQLQLTNPRQYTQDVHHTVDDRPYGGGPGMVMLAQPLAAAISDAKARLVAQGLSPRVIHLSPRGQPLTHEKVLQLKEYEGLVLLASRYEGVDQRVLESLVDEEISIGDYVLSGGELPAMVLLDAIIRQLPGALGDEDSAQEDSFVNGLLDYPHYTRPEEFEGLKVPEVLLSGHHEKIRQWRLQQSLLLTRAKRPDLLAARPLTKEEARLLKDVE; this is encoded by the coding sequence ATGCAAATTGAAGTCATCAGTTTGTTTCCTGAGATGTTCGCAGCACTGACGGAACATGGTATTACCAGCCGGGCTAAACAGCGCGGCCTGTACCAGTTGCAGCTGACGAATCCGCGGCAGTATACGCAAGATGTGCACCACACAGTGGATGATCGGCCTTATGGCGGTGGCCCTGGCATGGTGATGTTAGCCCAGCCCTTGGCAGCCGCGATTAGTGATGCGAAAGCGCGACTAGTGGCGCAGGGATTAAGCCCCAGAGTGATTCATTTGTCACCGCGTGGCCAGCCGCTGACGCACGAAAAAGTGCTGCAGCTCAAAGAATATGAGGGATTGGTGTTGTTGGCCAGTCGCTATGAAGGCGTTGACCAGCGTGTGCTGGAGTCATTGGTGGATGAAGAAATCTCTATCGGTGATTATGTATTAAGTGGTGGTGAGTTACCCGCCATGGTGTTGCTGGATGCAATCATCCGCCAATTACCCGGGGCCTTGGGTGATGAAGATTCTGCGCAGGAAGATTCTTTTGTAAATGGTCTGCTTGATTATCCGCATTACACGCGGCCTGAAGAATTTGAAGGATTAAAGGTGCCTGAAGTATTACTTTCAGGGCACCATGAAAAGATTAGACAATGGCGATTACAACAATCGCTACTGCTAACCAGGGCAAAACGCCCTGATTTATTGGCCGCGAGGCCGTTGACGAAAGAAGAGGCTAGGCTACTCAAAGATGTGGAGTAG
- the rplS gene encoding 50S ribosomal protein L19 — translation MADIIKMLEQEEIARLNKTIPSFAPGDTVIVGVNVVEGTRKRVQAYEGVVIAKRNRGLNSSFIVRKISSGEGVERTFQTYSPQIASIEVKRRGDVRRAKLYYLRERSGKSARIKEKLVAREKDIAANNG, via the coding sequence ATGGCAGACATTATTAAGATGTTAGAGCAAGAAGAAATTGCTCGTTTGAATAAAACCATCCCTAGCTTTGCACCTGGTGATACCGTAATTGTGGGTGTAAACGTGGTTGAAGGTACACGTAAACGTGTGCAGGCTTACGAAGGTGTGGTAATCGCTAAGCGTAACAGAGGCCTGAACTCCTCATTTATCGTGCGTAAAATCTCTTCAGGTGAAGGCGTTGAGCGTACATTCCAGACTTACTCCCCACAAATCGCTTCTATCGAAGTGAAGCGTCGTGGTGATGTGCGTCGTGCGAAATTGTATTACTTGCGTGAGCGTTCAGGTAAATCTGCACGTATTAAAGAAAAATTGGTTGCTCGCGAGAAAGACATCGCAGCAAACAACGGTTAA
- the rimM gene encoding ribosome maturation factor RimM (Essential for efficient processing of 16S rRNA) — protein sequence MVVMGRIVAPYGVFGWLKVLPDTESLDGLLDYKAWWVGKAPNWREVSVEQAKLHNDVLLIKLAGVSDRDAAFAMKGQQIAVPRADLPAPEEGEYYWSDLIGLTVTNTAGIGFGKITQVFETGANDVLVVREEQPTSVKGKDGKLHEEYRERLIPFTNDAVPEVNLQAGTVLVDWDADF from the coding sequence ATGGTTGTGATGGGGCGCATCGTCGCCCCATATGGCGTTTTTGGTTGGCTAAAAGTGTTACCAGACACAGAGTCTTTAGACGGATTACTCGACTACAAGGCTTGGTGGGTGGGTAAAGCGCCAAACTGGCGAGAAGTCTCTGTTGAGCAGGCCAAGCTGCATAATGATGTGCTGTTGATCAAGCTCGCAGGCGTGAGTGATCGCGATGCAGCCTTCGCGATGAAAGGTCAACAAATCGCGGTGCCGCGTGCCGATTTGCCAGCGCCTGAAGAAGGTGAGTATTACTGGTCTGATTTAATTGGTTTGACCGTGACCAACACCGCAGGCATTGGCTTTGGCAAAATCACGCAAGTGTTTGAAACCGGCGCCAACGATGTGCTGGTGGTGCGGGAAGAACAGCCCACAAGCGTCAAAGGCAAAGATGGCAAGCTGCACGAGGAATACCGCGAGCGCTTGATACCGTTTACCAATGATGCGGTCCCTGAAGTCAATCTGCAAGCTGGCACGGTGCTGGTGGATTGGGATGCAGATTTTTAG